The genomic region ATTTACTCAGTATTtaccttatttttatatttgtctaTTATATTCGGACATGATAGCGTATCTTCAGGCTCCCAAGTGTCGTCATCTTTAGTGTAGCCCTTCCAGCGTATTAAGTAGTAAGTAACACCTTGTTCAACCTTATGACCCACAATGTCTTTAAccttacatgaaaaaatcaagaTATTCGTGAAAAGTATAAAACctatagattaaaattataccaagcgaaataaaaattccaaaaatttataagtgTATCTAAAATTGTTCAATTTATGTGGccaaattttttccttaaatgtGGGTCATCATCACGGTGGACAGAATTCAGTTATAGGCAACCTCAGACCGTTACCCGACTCTCAGAGATTTTGAATGAATCGGATGATTCGCTGATGTAACACTGGATGTGACTGCGTTTTGTTTACGACAAAACTGAGATTTTGTTATTGATATAAGAAATAATCAGCGCAGTCAATGCTTTTGTTGCTTCGTTATAGTCTAAACGACTACTTGGACGAGCGTCAGAATATATGTGGAATTAGTGGGTACAATTCTGCTGCTGAATCCCCCTGACGTAACAGCCGaatttactctcacaattttgctgcTTTTAAACTATCATCCTTGGGTCATAATTatgtgtttgaaaattttaaagggCCACACCACAGCAGAATGCTTTGTTATTGAATTGTTTACAGGTTTATTTTTACCTTGgttaaataaaaactgtttGGAAGTATTATTTGAGTTCAAAAAAAGTACTGCTTTTAATGTGGAGCTGCTAATGCAATATCAATATGAGTATCGATATTTAGAACTCTTTGAAGTTCTTAGGCGGTAAACATTGTTTtgtatccaaaaacaaaactttttttttctcccTATCATTCTTCGTGTTATGTTCAAAACAATAGCGATAATAATTgctccacaatttttttgtttattcatacCGCGCAATTTATGGGAGAAGGGTATATTGCTTAGTAGGACAAGCATTCATGGCGCTAGCATGCTAGTTTCGATAATGCACCGATAaatcgaaatataaaaacaattatcggATTTCGATTCCTATAAATTGCTCACGTTAACACGTTTGCAAGACGATCTATACAAGGTGTTGTTACTAGAACAACTGATTTAGCCACTAAATCGGAAAAACAAATTACAGGAAAATAGTGTTGTTGCTTTGGTGAATTCACCTTCCACGAAtgtctataaaataaaaccagCAAAACTTCTCTCACCTCATATACTTCCTCCCCCTCCTCTTCTTCCTCCGAAACTGCTTGAGTCTTAGCTTGTGCCTTCTTGCCCTTGGAACGCCTACCAACGACTTTACCATTTTTGCCGGCGATTTTCTGTTTTCCAACTCCAGCCGATTTTCGACCTTTCTTTGCACTACtaccgccgccgccgccaccaTTTAATGGTTCATCGTCACTATCCAAATCATCATTGTTTCCGTCGATCAGTTTCTCTGATGCCACTTTACGCTTATTACCTTTCTTGCCGCCTGTACCGCTACTACCATCCTCCTGTTCATCATCGGTGGCGCTACCCTGTACAGAATGGAATTCATCATCGGTATTCCCTTCGGGACGTGTTTGATCTCTTACAACGCTTTGCTTTTTCTTTCCTTCAACGTCCTCTTCTCCAACCCCTTCAACATCCGACTCGTCGCTATTAGACTCCACCGTGGCGCCCTTTTTGGTTTCCTCATCTTGttcgttttcattttcagcAGATTCCGCATATTCTGCGATTTTCTTCTTATGCACTCTACCCATTTTAATTTTCGCCGCTTGAtaacttaatatttgttttttacacaATTCCTACCGTTTTGTTATTGAACCTATTTTTATATCTTAACAAACGCAAAATTCTCTTTAACAATTTAGTTTTTCCGCACTAAAGTACCTCTATTTTCGACGACGCTGTGAAAAATTGAGGCAGAAAACAGAAGCATCGAAAGAGGAGTACAGAAATTTATAAACGCAACGCTAGAGAAGGTTCGCAAAGTTGGCCGATACGAGATGGGAAGCGGAATGGAGCAGAATGGAACAAGCCGAAGCGAAAAACGAAGCAACAGAGTTGCATTATAGTATAACTTATCTGTATGTAACGTTGTTATAGCTGAGACCTTCAAcagaaaatatactttaaacACACGTGGGTCAATATTGTCaataattttgttgcttttaaaataattaattttaaaaatgattaaaacTAAGAAACGATCATCAGAGAATAGTTCCGAAGGTCCGACcaagaaaaaatctaaaaaagagCATCTAAATAAGACTGCATACCCACCGGTAAAGGGCGAAGTTTCAATTAAGGCAAACAAACAAGGCAACAAAGCCTCTAAACCACACTCAACAGGAAAGCCAATAAAAGGTAAACTTCCTTTAAAAGCATCTGGTAAACCTGGTACAgggaaaaaccttaaaaaaaatattgcaagaaATGGTGGCTCTGGCAAATTTGGAAAGAATAGAATAGGTGAAGATGGCGCCACATATGTTGAAGGCGAAAAAACAGACTGGCGTAAatttaaacaagaaaaaaaagaattacaaCTCAAGCGTAAACAAGCTAAAGGATCCTATGAAGTATTGGtagaagcaaagaaaatttatgaaaagttaAAATGGTAATAAAAGTTATAGTGGATGTGTatctcacaatttaatataagtacctacatatatacatttttattatagtcGACGTACAGAAAATAAACCGGAGCAGGCAGGGAAACTATATAACGTTTTGAATCGTGGCGatgtgataaaaaaattaataatggcTCATGACACAGCTCGTATCATCCAATGTATGTTGAAGCATGCATCGCCTTCAATTCGGGAAGAACTTTCAGAAGTAAGTGTAACTTGTATCTTAATTTCttcattatataaataaataaatgttcacAGAAATTGTTACCAATGGTCGTTGAAATGTCTGTCTCTAAATATTCACACTTTTGCGTACTACGAATGTTCAAATATGGCTCACCAAATATCAAATCACAACTTGTCGATAGTTTTATGGGAAACGTCATACGCCTGGCAGGGCATAACATAGCGAGTAAAATACTGGATTATGCCTATCACACTGTAGCTTCTCTAAAACAACGCATGTATCTACGTCAAGAATTCTATGGAGAATTGTATCGTGGTTCCAAAGACGATAACGTGAAAACTCTGGCTGATACGTATAAAAACACTCCTAATATGAAAAGGTCTATTTTAGGTGCAGTTAAGTCCAACCTCGATCATTTGGCCAACAAGCAGTTGGTAGATAATTCCCTGGTTCATGCAGTGATTTTAGAATACCTAAGAGAATGTGAGGaggaaaaaatacaggaaacaGTCTGTGAATTCGCGCCTCTTATACCTCTTATGTTAACTACTAAGGATGGCACCCAAGCAGCAATAATCTGTTTTTATAAGTCTCCGCcaaaaaatcgtcgagtgagttttgaaaattaaacaGTAATATTATAGTAATAAACAATACACTATGCTTTCAGGctataataaaaactataaaggAACACTTGGTTAAAATTAGTACGCATGAGCAtggtcatatttttttattggcattAATAAACTCTCTTGACGACacaaaagcaactaaaaaagcTATATATGATACCTTGCATCCAGAATTAGAAACGCTGATGAGAAATCAGTGGGGTCGCCGTCTCATTGAATGGTTTGTGGCACCTGCAGATACCAACTGTTTTCATCCCAGCTTTATCGCGAGTATTGAGGATGGTTTGCAATATGGAAAAAAAGACAAAGATACAAGGCGTAAGGAAATTTTAGAACAGATTGAAGAACCTTTAGCCAATGCGATTGCTGAAAATCCCAAATTTTGGCTTTCTAATCGACACATAGGTCTTGTCACCGCTACGATATTGAACAAATGTAATTGCCTAATAATCCTTTAaccattttttaacgaatttatCATCTTGTAGTAAGTCAAGAGCATTTCGAGAAAGCTATTTCCGCCATCATCAATGTTGTTATCGACCCAACGTGGACTGTAACAGTAGGagaggaaaaagttaaaaacaccACAAGTGCTTACGATGTAGAAAAAACAATTGCAATAGCCGTAGaagagaaaaagcaaaaacgCTTAGCATTCGGCGCTGAGAAGTTTGAGCAACAAGATGAGTCAACTGACGATGAAACTGATAACAAagaagtaaaatatttgaatcgGTTTAAATTAGATTGATGTAAATTTCGTTTATCAGGGGGAAGAAGCAGTCATTACAATCCCAGGCATTGAAGAATCTGGTCTACATGTCGTACTGAAAAAGATTATCAAAAATGATAAAGAACGCATAGCGACAAATAGCGAAGTATCAACTTTTGGGTCTATTCTTGTAAAAAAACTAACCAACGATACGGTAAGAAATATCCAAATTCATTCATACCGAGGTCATTACTGtcgtattttaattttcgtGACTTCTAGTAGCTTATATAATCTTAAAATTATCTCGTTTACATTTATTTCAGCTACAAAACTGGTTAAATGTTAACCGTGCATGCTTCATCTTGCTGAACGTTTCCGAGCAAAACAGTGAATCAACAATGTCTTCACTTAAAGATCTTCTGAAACCGCTACACCGAGAGTTGAAAGGAGGTACCGGAGCCGGGCAAAAATTATTActgcaaaaaatggaaatttaagtttacattttgagttttatttgaaCGTGTACTGCAcaatttttatgattatttgtCTGTTAACGATATAGATGTAAAAGGGAAGCAAATAACATTTACAAACAgataaataaaatgtgaaatcaCTCTTACATTTCAAATAtgattttacttaaataatCCTAAGTAGTAGGAACATTTAGAAATAAATCATGAAAATCAGTACAATTCATTCCGTTCGCAAAATTAAGTGCAGCCCGGAATCTGTGTCGACGATTTTAGACATCTGTCCAacctttaaaataaatgctGCATCTTCAAACGCTTTTTGCATCTGACCTGAAAATAGGCAGTTCGTTTGAGAGATATTCATATTCGTACATTTTTAATTACCTTTATCAAATAACCCTAAATCACCCCCACGTTTAGCAGAGCTGCAGTCTGAATATTTAGTTGCCAAAGCTGCAAGCGTAGTCTCGCCAGACTCAATCTGCTTACGGTAGTCCTCCAGAATCGCACGTGCCTCTTCCTTCGAACGTGTTATATTCTCTTCACGCCACGAACTAGGTCGACGACTACCTTTATGTTTCACGAGGAGATGGGAGCAACGCACTTCACTTGGTCCCATTGATTCCTTTTTTGCTGGTTCAGTCGGCAAATCCCATTGAGACtcctttgtataaatatttaaataatatgtcaATCCTACAAAATACGAGAGAATTCAGGTATTGTACAAAATCAGCAATCGGCAGCTGGCAATTATTTTTCAgtaacaaataagaaaaatctctttattttgcttacCGGTTGAACGACTTTTGCGCACTTCCCAACCTTCTGGTATATTCTTTTCTGTATCAGACATGATGCGTTACGCACTTTTTGCAATATCAATCCGGTAAATCTCAAAATTCTTCAGTTTACACCATTTACAAATTTCCTTGGCCAAGCACCGCGGCAGTTAATATATTCACGGCCAAAACGTTGAGAAAATGAAACAATCCAGAACCTTATCCCTTGTCTCCACTAGCTATCACTCATCACAAAGGATAAATCGGCAGAAGAGACCACTCATTACTAATAGGTCATTCAGGCACTTTACGCATTCGTTACCAAGTACTGAGTACAACACCTGACAAGACGTACCGAAACGTTTCTAACAAAATGAATTCCAGTTATGACGAACCGTTAAACATTTGCTCGTCGCATCAATAGAATTCGCCGCCAGCAGCTTAACAGTGGAAAAGCTTAAATGAGCTGACATTCAGTAGATTTTCAATTGTACATATGAAGATAATTAACAAATATTGCTACTTAGTCCTGTATATGAAATTTTCTTCCATTGCTAGaacaatacatatttttcatatttaagaaTGTGAATGCTGTCTTTACATCGAATACATACTCTAGATATTTTGCATATGCTGCCCACTTGACCAAAGTAAACTGCGGAAAGCTTTTAACATTTGTTTTATGTTCTCGAATATATACTATTAcgaatttgttaagtttttatcCAAATAAAACGTCTCACAATAATTCCTCCGAGTTCAATCACTGGATTGTTCAATAAAAGCCACAAACTAATGGCAACACAACTTGCTTGCATTCGTGAAGACTGTATGCCTAAGACTGACTACCCTATGCGCACGCAGCTCTGCTTACATAAATGTGGTTAATAACTACCGTAATTTCTAGATCTGGCAACTCGTATCGTCTGACGAGTTATGTCTCGCCGTTTGCTGTCGCCATCAGAGtgaattcatgtttttgttttaatatctcACTCGCTTAGTATTGTTGCCAGTCGAACTTGCTAAATAGTGacaactgcgcatgtcacagagaatgtgaagatcccgatgtCCCAATCGTTGACTTTCTCAACGTCGTTCCGCTGCCCGACCATGATGAGGTGACATATAACGCGGCTAAAGTACAACAAAGCCGCAGGAGCTCTACCCATTTCACAAGAAAAGTGATACTGCAACctatgccaattaccgcgggttTAGTCTTCTACATATCGACTGTAAGTCTCTATCGAGCGTATTTTGCGAAAGACCTGGAAAATCCACAATCACCCAGATATTCACAAAACGTCAAATCTTGAAAAAatcccatgaaaggagaatcgacgcactatctttttgttgattttaaagctgactaccagttttttttttttttttggagtttaaATATAGGGATTGGTATAGTACCGTCGAATGGTGGGGCTTTTACTTTGGGATCACTGGTTAACATATTCGATTGATTCAATTGCAGTTCACAGAGGCAAGACTTCTCTGCATCTACCTCCGCCTCAATTGTTTGCAGTTGCGGCGTTATATGTATATTCTCTGCTTCTAACTTGGATATACACGTATCCTGTATTTCCATGCGCTATAGCCTCACACAGCCGTGATTGCAACTCTGCAATTTTACATCCTTCTATAGAACTATGTTCAACAATCAAATTTCTGACACCAATTGTTGCGAAAATCTAGGCCCAAAACCCTGCCAAAAGGAAGTGATGGAGCGCAGAACGATGGAGCAAGGGCGGCTTAAGCGAACCAAAAGAAGAATGAACGAATACCAAAACCATAATCGGAGGCTGTGTTGGTAAAGCCGGTAGAGGGCCACAGTTATGCTGAAATCTTCAAAAACATCCGAGAAAAGACCATGTCAGACGAAACCACAAGGGTGAAAGGCGTAAGAAGAACCAAAACTGGCGCTCTCTTACTTGAATTAGAAAACgatgattttttgaaacaattagaGAAATTCGTAAAAGCGGTCGGTTTCATTAGACCAACTTCAACTGTAGAGATCAGAGACTTGGATGCCGTCACGGAGAAGAAGAAAGTTGATGGCACTGTGAGAAAAATGATAGCTGACACTAATGAAAATAACGATGTTAGGATCACCAAACCTAATCAACGACAACAAGTACGGGCTTATGTTACTCTCGCTattgaaagcgcagaaaaacTGCTCAagcaaagtaatataaaaatcgGATGGATTAGTGCAAGGATGAGAGCTAGCACATCTCTGAAAGCTTGGATTGAAGACGAGTCGGGAACTGGCGCCATCTGGTTGCCTAGGCGCACAAATTTCGTAATAATCGCGAAAGGATCAGGCGGTGGTTTCGTCTACGTTCAAAACAGCCATTTCACAATGATAAGCTGTTACCTTACACCGAACGACAATATAGATGAATTCACGCGGAAACTGGAAAGTATTGAAGACAAAGCCCTTAGTTTCGAGGGACGATTAATAATAGCGGGATACTTCAACTCAAAAGCAACCGAATAGGGCTCGGCGACAACGAACTCAAGAGGTGGACGAGTGATGGACATCGCAGCCAGACTAGGTTTAGTGGTGTTCAACACAGGAACGACTACGTACCGAAAGCCAGGTTATAATCCATAGCATCGGAAAGCATAGTCAACTTTACTAAAGACTGGAGAGTCCTGGAAGATTACAATGGGAGTGACCATCAATACATCacgttttgcattgaaatggaaaaccagCGAATGTGTGAAAGTCGAAATAAAAGTACACGCAAATGGAACATAAACAAGCTAAACCCAGAGACGCTCCTTGCAACTataacgaaaataaaacgaCGACAACAATGCAAAGCATTACGATAGGTTGCAACGCATCTATGCCTAAAAAtggataagaacaaaaaaagaaatgctgtatACTGGTCACATGAGATCGCAGAAGTTAGAGATATGTGCATCCATAAGCGTAGAAAGTATACTAGAACCAGAAGATTGGGCCCGGTGATAACGAAATCcgaagaatacaaaaagagcGGAAAAGAATTGGGGAAAGCTATTTATaagccaaagcaaaaaagacaaatgggaagagctacGAAACGATCTAAACAATAACCCAAGGGGGTTGGgctacaaaatcgttatgaaaaagctaggAGCCAAATTTCTGCTGCTGATATGGAAACCGAAGtggtaagcaaaatagtcgacacacccttcccaacacactgtgctgagagggaagaactcgagtatgaagcaacggaacctgtcccattcacagaagaagagcttatggatgctgcaaaagcagtgaaatgcaataaagcgccaggacctgatggcatagttgcagaaatattgaaactattggcaatcgaacgccctcttttgctgttaaacatgtacaacgcatgcctaaaagaaggaatttttccagaaatatggaaaaaacaaaaactagtactaatcaGTAAGGGAAAGGGAGACCCAACATCAGCGTCCGCTTATAGACCGCtatgtatgctggatagcgcaggaaaactgagaaactgataaagcgaagccgtagagaacagtgACGGCCTGTCTGACAGGCAGCATGGTTTTAGAAGTGACAGATCTACCTGAGGAGCCATGCCCCGGCAGGTAATCGAGACTTCAAAcgcttagtattactagccacactggacATTAGAAATGCTTCCAACAGTTTAAGTTGGGACGACGTTATTGAAGCCTTtaaggtaaaattcaagatcccgaataatctattgaagactattcgtagctatctaagcaatcgcttgctcttatacgaaacgcgagaagggtgtaagactaaacaaataacagcaggtgcggcccaaggatcaatacttgaacctgaactttggaatataagctaagatgaaatccttcgaatagagatgcctgaggatgtTCATTTAGTGGGATTCGCAGATGACATTacagctgtaataatcgcccgaaaCACTGACAAagccaaaagaaagttaaatcaggtgatgatccgagttcagacatggctagaagaccatggattaaagctggccacagagaaaacagagctaatccttctaacgtatcccattagaagtagacatacaagtactcgatgccactttatcgacaaaaagagtggtcaaatacctaggagtgcaattagacacaaggctaacttacTGCCACTAGAGCTCCCAAAGTAAGCGACATGTTAAGtcagctcatggcaaaccttggaggtccaatgCAGAACAAggaaaagtgagccaaccaaactgcatatatggagatactgagtatgatgatgcagAGTACACCTACTTTAAATGagagaggtggaacgtagagagaacaggtttgcaacgagctattggtgtatttacacctgaagaaattatcgagaaaatgatgatagacgaaggaaaatggaatgccgtcccTAATTTTGTGGAGGGTGTTATCAGAAAAAAGAAGGgcgaaatggaaagttatgctgaagagcactgagcataggtttctcaaaacaagcGACCCTGGACgtagggtgagtaagtaagtgtccttcttaggacgccgtcttggccatctacctcgaagcaatgcggaagcagtcccagGGTGAAGGGGAAAAACCccagagaagaggagggatatttttagtggaatcaccacacacgtagtagcgacggttactatatggtacGAAGGCATTTTTACCCCCATGGTTACTGTCAAGCTCAGGTCTTCAGTCAAGTCCGAAAGGACTGTCCACATGCCGATCCACTATTCACGGTTCACTACGTACTCTCCACGCGACCAGTCATAAGTCAAATACTCAAAGAACATATTCGcgctttttaataagtttttattaacgtaattccaaaattttaattgaaactaCTAAGTCTTGTTTTCTTGTTTAGTTTAACCACACCAAAATTGTTGTCGTTTAGTTTGCGATAATCGACATTTTAAACAAATAGCTGTTTTTTATCGATTATCGTTATAAAATCGGTtactgaatagcaaaatcgttaaaattttaGTTACGGAGAGAAAACAATGCAAATATCGTTAAAATGTGCTAGTGAATTGATGCGATTCACTAACTCTTATCGATTCGacaattgtttgttttgttgacAGTATATATCGATTGTATTGTCGATTGTGCTATTCACCAACTTATGTTAACTAACACTGAACAgctgttttcttctatttattcaaactgatagagagtggcatctttgtcaaattaaatgtcaaaatgagcgactaacacaaagaaaaagaacaaagaaacataCTAGCCAAGCTGTTAGATTCaattttaagtgtttttcaccaattatatttgcataaagtaagtacaaaaaaataactgtttatttgaatttattgttttattaatactttttgtaTATTGCTTTAGGATGACATCGACAGCTACtaaaagaagccgtgccacacCCGAGCAGCTAAATCGTATGCTTGACTACCTAATGGAAGTCCCGGGTCTAGTAGGATCTAGGTTCCACAGCCTCCATGGTAAGTTCGAATGCGACAAAAAGTGGAGCGAGCTAGCAACAAAGTTAAATAGTCTGGGTGGAGCAGTGAAGACAGTAAATCAATGGCACACggtaagaaaatattgtgtTATTACTTAAAAGTATAGAGATATTAATCATTACCCTAAAAAGGTATGGCGGGACTTAAAAAGCCGCACCAGCATCAAAGCGCGAAATCGGCGAAGGCAACAAGCTTTAACTGGAAACAGGCCTATCAGTGAGGAGCCCCTAACAGAATTCGAGAGGCGGGTGTCTGCTCTTATAGGGGAAGAATATATGAATGGGGACGATTCAACAGCTGAAAATATTCCACTAGAGGAGGGAAATTGCATGAAGTGTATGTTTTAAAGTGTAACTTACTGGTGTGTAAATTTTTAGGTAATCCAAATGGGTATCAAAGTGGAAGATGAAAGCATGATTTCGGAAGCCCCATCGCGTTTACGGACGCCACTTGCAGAAAATTCCACGCTGAGGTCAGGTAATTCGCACATCTCAGACCGGAGAACACcatcgatagcgtataacctccatacgACCATGtaagaggaacctggacgcaggtacctgttgtgtcaataTAAACGCGGTTCCACCTTGACGAAATGTTACCCCGGTCCCAGGGTGGAACTCAGCCGATAACGAGggttgttatagtgttagtgggagcatgccacacataccactggtgcgacgtctcctttgatgatgtttgtgacattttgattttaacctccctaaaaaaaaaaacagagtaggtttctaaccttgcagatatatgcataagtttttgtgcaatttttatcaattgaagaactacatacgtaaagtaatgtactaattaactatttacctgCTATcaaagaacataaaataattgtttcgaaatttttgttctagtattgaaatgtgcgacacagaacttttttataagctacttatgtagttttctgcaacttactgcaTGCTCATGCACGGACTTGACGCatagcagctgcggttgtcgatcatttagaaagacatatttacatacatatattgatgcatacatatgtacgaagccgcgggcactcgacttgacaaaaattcaagatttaccaaatattgacaaataattcTACgggaaatattccaatattgactattttcgaatggtcgagaaaattggcgtatgggcggctcgttttatgaatgaaagtactttgctcgtagaaatatgagcccgaatttatcaatgaattttttgatgatgaatttttgttgaaactgtAAAGTTacgttgatttgaaatgttggcgcaaaTCAATTtagttgtttgaaaatacaaattgaataaattttcgtttatcaagggaacataaaaatgcacaattaaatactttgcaaaatgccgtcggcttttcgtcaatttgattacctacagaagccaaaaactatGTAGAGCCAATATACTAAAGAGAGAAATCGCTGTAAacagctctgttaaaagtttcaccacaccccggcagtggttagacttcatttttgacaatcacactattcgtagctcgtgagacttctctatacattaacgttctctgctatAAGCGCTAATTCATATGCGCGTCAAAACCAAA from Anastrepha obliqua isolate idAnaObli1 chromosome 2, idAnaObli1_1.0, whole genome shotgun sequence harbors:
- the LOC129239683 gene encoding chromodomain-helicase-DNA-binding protein 1 isoform X1, whose amino-acid sequence is MGRVHKKKIAEYAESAENENEQDEETKKGATVESNSDESDVEGVGEEDVEGKKKQSVVRDQTRPEGNTDDEFHSVQGSATDDEQEDGSSGTGGKKGNKRKVASEKLIDGNNDDLDSDDEPLNGGGGGGSSAKKGRKSAGVGKQKIAGKNGKVVGRRSKGKKAQAKTQAVSEEEEEGEEVYEVKDIVGHKVEQGVTYYLIRWKGYTKDDDTWEPEDTLSCPNIIDKYKNKQSPSKSNKKSGVAAKKARPAKGQLSTDPNKEWEVDKIIDYAEEKNQRIFRIRWKGFGAKHDTWEPEANLSCDEIIDKFMKRMKSQENVSFKELREEPKKTKRLVNETSPRTNYHNPIGRKSKRAVSKKRVYYGDSDE
- the LOC129239685 gene encoding putative peptidyl-prolyl cis-trans isomerase dodo, with the protein product MSDTEKNIPEGWEVRKSRSTGLTYYLNIYTKESQWDLPTEPAKKESMGPSEVRCSHLLVKHKGSRRPSSWREENITRSKEEARAILEDYRKQIESGETTLAALATKYSDCSSAKRGGDLGLFDKGQMQKAFEDAAFILKVGQMSKIVDTDSGLHLILRTE
- the LOC129239682 gene encoding protein penguin, with amino-acid sequence MIKTKKRSSENSSEGPTKKKSKKEHLNKTAYPPVKGEVSIKANKQGNKASKPHSTGKPIKGKLPLKASGKPGTGKNLKKNIARNGGSGKFGKNRIGEDGATYVEGEKTDWRKFKQEKKELQLKRKQAKGSYEVLVEAKKIYEKLKCRRTENKPEQAGKLYNVLNRGDVIKKLIMAHDTARIIQCMLKHASPSIREELSEKLLPMVVEMSVSKYSHFCVLRMFKYGSPNIKSQLVDSFMGNVIRLAGHNIASKILDYAYHTVASLKQRMYLRQEFYGELYRGSKDDNVKTLADTYKNTPNMKRSILGAVKSNLDHLANKQLVDNSLVHAVILEYLRECEEEKIQETVCEFAPLIPLMLTTKDGTQAAIICFYKSPPKNRRAIIKTIKEHLVKISTHEHGHIFLLALINSLDDTKATKKAIYDTLHPELETLMRNQWGRRLIEWFVAPADTNCFHPSFIASIEDGLQYGKKDKDTRRKEILEQIEEPLANAIAENPKFWLSNRHIGLVTATILNKLSQEHFEKAISAIINVVIDPTWTVTVGEEKVKNTTSAYDVEKTIAIAVEEKKQKRLAFGAEKFEQQDESTDDETDNKEGEEAVITIPGIEESGLHVVLKKIIKNDKERIATNSEVSTFGSILVKKLTNDTLQNWLNVNRACFILLNVSEQNSESTMSSLKDLLKPLHRELKGGTGAGQKLLLQKMEI
- the LOC129239683 gene encoding M-phase phosphoprotein 8 isoform X2; its protein translation is MGRVHKKKIAEYAESAENENEQDEETKKGATVESNSDESDVEGVGEEDVEGKKKQSVGSATDDEQEDGSSGTGGKKGNKRKVASEKLIDGNNDDLDSDDEPLNGGGGGGSSAKKGRKSAGVGKQKIAGKNGKVVGRRSKGKKAQAKTQAVSEEEEEGEEVYEVKDIVGHKVEQGVTYYLIRWKGYTKDDDTWEPEDTLSCPNIIDKYKNKQSPSKSNKKSGVAAKKARPAKGQLSTDPNKEWEVDKIIDYAEEKNQRIFRIRWKGFGAKHDTWEPEANLSCDEIIDKFMKRMKSQENVSFKELREEPKKTKRLVNETSPRTNYHNPIGRKSKRAVSKKRVYYGDSDE